In Lentibacillus amyloliquefaciens, one DNA window encodes the following:
- the rpmF gene encoding 50S ribosomal protein L32: MAVPKRRTSKKVKNQRRTHKKLHVPGLVECSNCGELTKQHHVCKSCGHYDGKEVAAND, from the coding sequence ATGGCAGTACCAAAGAGAAGAACTTCAAAAAAGGTGAAAAACCAACGTCGTACGCATAAAAAACTGCATGTGCCAGGTCTGGTTGAATGCTCAAATTGCGGTGAACTTACAAAACAGCATCATGTTTGCAAATCTTGCGGGCATTATGACGGAAAAGAAGTAGCAGCAAATGACTAA
- a CDS encoding RsfA family transcriptional regulator: MNATRQDAWSKDEDILLAETVLRHIREGKTQLEAFKEVAHQLSRTSAACGFRWNASIRKTYENAIESAKEDRKQNNRQKTMVDHDSKSMNNEDPLAAAISLLEKIRTDSPAEDFGFPEDQEMAHRQLLQENKALKKQLMHYEQAWEEMGKLWNWVNEQQK, translated from the coding sequence ATGAATGCAACACGGCAGGATGCATGGTCGAAAGATGAAGATATATTATTGGCAGAAACTGTCCTTCGCCATATAAGAGAAGGAAAGACGCAGCTTGAAGCATTCAAAGAGGTAGCTCATCAGTTATCAAGAACATCAGCAGCATGCGGTTTTCGCTGGAATGCGTCGATCCGCAAAACATATGAAAACGCCATTGAAAGTGCTAAAGAGGACCGAAAACAAAATAACCGGCAGAAAACAATGGTTGACCATGATTCAAAATCTATGAACAATGAAGACCCGCTTGCTGCTGCTATTTCACTGCTTGAAAAAATCCGCACGGACTCACCGGCAGAAGATTTCGGATTCCCGGAAGATCAGGAAATGGCACATAGACAGCTACTACAGGAAAATAAAGCGTTAAAAAAGCAGTTGATGCATTACGAACAGGCTTGGGAAGAGATGGGGAAGTTGTGGAATTGGGTCAATGAACAACAGAAGTGA
- a CDS encoding enoyl-CoA hydratase/isomerase family protein — translation MSELVTYRYDEQGFGEITLNRPEKMNAISKEMAEVFSTALETAKQQSIKFLVITASGERMFCAGGDLNDLNADLPSDEAFSVLYPMKEVLYEIASFPVPVVCLLNGDAMGGGCEIATACDFRIAKKETRFGFVQTKLGITPGWGGGRLLYEKVHPVFAYQWLMEAEIHGAEYLLEKGWINRVVPEDEWNDRGTLLRPYLAKSLEQMKVLKNQYLRQVSILSLSAQMDEEVRNSANLWETAEHKEAIKHFFSRK, via the coding sequence ATGTCAGAGCTGGTTACATACAGGTATGATGAACAAGGTTTTGGTGAGATAACGCTGAACCGCCCGGAAAAAATGAATGCGATATCAAAGGAAATGGCTGAAGTCTTCAGTACAGCTTTGGAGACGGCTAAACAGCAATCAATAAAATTTTTAGTTATTACAGCTTCCGGTGAGCGGATGTTTTGTGCCGGAGGGGATCTAAACGATTTGAATGCTGACTTGCCCTCTGATGAAGCATTTTCTGTTTTATATCCTATGAAGGAAGTTCTCTATGAAATCGCGTCTTTTCCAGTTCCTGTTGTCTGTTTATTAAATGGAGATGCTATGGGAGGCGGGTGTGAAATTGCCACAGCGTGTGATTTCCGTATTGCTAAGAAAGAAACCCGTTTCGGATTTGTCCAAACAAAACTTGGAATCACGCCAGGCTGGGGCGGCGGAAGACTGTTATATGAAAAAGTTCACCCTGTGTTTGCCTATCAATGGCTGATGGAAGCAGAAATTCATGGAGCAGAATACCTGCTGGAAAAAGGCTGGATCAACAGGGTCGTGCCGGAAGATGAATGGAATGACAGGGGAACCCTATTAAGACCGTATCTGGCTAAATCTCTTGAGCAAATGAAAGTGTTAAAAAACCAATATTTACGCCAGGTATCCATTTTATCACTTTCCGCTCAAATGGATGAAGAGGTGAGAAATAGTGCTAATCTATGGGAGACTGCGGAGCATAAGGAAGCAATCAAGCATTTTTTTTCACGCAAATAA